CTCCTGAAGGACTCCTGGAGGTCTTCTGGAGGTCACCTGGAGGTCTTCTGAAGGACTCCTGGAGGTCTTCTGGAGGTTTCCTAGAGATCTCCTGGAGGTCTTCTGGAGGTCTCCTGGAGGTCTTCTGAAGGACTCCTGGAGGTCTTCTGGAGGTCTCCTGGAGGTCTTCTGGAGGTTTCCTAGAGATCTCCTGGAGGTCTCCTGAAGGACCCCCCCCCGGTGCTGAAGCTTCACGCGTGGTTGAGTTtacactgaggaggaggaggaggaggaggaggagtcctgCGCTGGAGATAtgagtttatataaatatatacatgtgaaCATGCTGCTTTGCcctctagggggcgccacaCATCTGATTGCATGTTCGATCCTATTGGAGCTTAAATGCAGGATGAGgtgaacatgaagaagaagaagaagaagaagaagaagaagaagaagaagaagaagaagaagaagaagaagaagaagaagaagacggaagggcgtaaagagagagagagagttggaggCAGCTGAGcagggggtgagagaggagagtgggTCAAGGGGAGAGattgaagaagagagagagagaggaagacgaggagaatCTAAAGCGCTCCGCTCCTGGGTTCGgcccgttgtcatggtaacagcAGCGAGGCGAGACGAGCAGacagacactctctctctctctctccctctctctctctctctctccctctctctctctctctctctctctctctctctctctctctctctctctctctctctctctctctctctcctctctctctctctctctctctctctctctctccctctcctctctctctccctccctctctctctctccctctctctctctctctctctctctctctctctccctccctccctccctccctggtgGCCGCTGGCGGTACTGTGCCTCCAACAGCTGGAGCTTCGTGCTGTGAGGTGTTTtcatcgaggggggggggggtgtacaccCAGCACCCTCAACGCCATCTGTGcatgggaccccccccccccccccctctgtctccgACCTTCTTCAAGGTGTCGCTTTGCTTCAAACCCGTGGCTCATGAACGCTTTGAGACGTCGCGTTGTGAGTTGTGGcttgacctcctcctcttcctcctcctcctcttcctcttcctcctcctcaaattCAAGatcataaataaacaaacattttacTTTCATCCGCGATTAAGGGCTAAGACTGAGAGACAGGGAGGCAGATGggtggggaggagagaagggagggagggagggaggaagggagggagggtcgACAAGCCCATCGTGCccttcataaacacacactctcacacacactcacacacactcacacacacacaaaggcccaAACCCAACGAGTGGATGGAAGCTCAGCCAACTCGGTGATCTTCCACCTGGAGGTGAAGACTCGCTTTACGACATTCTCCCATTGACTCCgtatggctctcaacatggcgactgCTAACAGTTAACTGCTTTAAAGAAAAGTGAaacagacaaaaataaaaatattaaaatttaatCGAGTCAACGttcatataaatgtgtttaaacttTACAAAATATGTACAACTTATTTCTCGTCCCGCGATGCGTTCATGGACACCAGCTGGTGAGTTCAAGGACACCAGCTGGTGAAAGGGTGCAGCAGGCAGTGGACGGTCCTGAACCTGCAGAGGGGAGAAGGAATTAATATTAAcagttcatatatataatataataaacaggTTATAGCTTATTTAAaatgtcccctggtggtcaggagagagaatgcagcgtcaacacatgaagtatagacttctatacaaccagaggggtcgccccctggtggccaggagagagaatgcagctttaacacatgaagcatagacttctatacaaccagaggggtcgccccctggtggtcaggagagagaatgcaactttaacacatgaagcatagacttatatacaaccagaggagtctccccctggtggtcgggagagagaatgcagcgtcaacacatgaagtatagacttctatacaaccagaggagtctccccctggtggtcgggagagagaaCTCACCTGGAGGGGTCCTCCTCTTTAGAAAAGCTTCCTTTCACCTCGATGCTGTTCATCTTGTTCTCAAACATCCCATAACTCAGCGTCacctgagaaaacacacacacacacacatgtgagtgtgtgtgtgtgtgtgtgtgtgtgtgtgtgtgtgtgtgtgtctgtgtgtgtgtgtctgtgtgtgtgtgtgtgtgtgtgtgtgtgtgtgtgtgtgtgtgtgtgtgtctgtgtgtgtgtgtgtgtgtgtgtgtgtgtgtgtgtgtctgtgtgtgtgtgtgtgtgtgtgtgtgtgtgtgtgtgtgtgtctgtgtgtgtgtgtgtgtgtgtctgtgtgtgagtgtgtgtgtgtacctgctgtgTGATGCTCCGCTGGCTGAGCAGCAGCAGGTTCTCCAGGTGTGAGTGGAACAGAGGACAGGTCACCATGGAGACGCCGAGCCGCTCCACGATGAAGCCCACGGTGCAGTCGTCAGGGAGACGGATGGTCGCCGAGGTCTGCTCGAACCGAGggccgctgacacacacacacacagacacacacacacacacagacacacacacacacactcacacacacacacagacacacacagacacacacacacacacacacacagacacacacacagacacacacacacaaatgaagtCCGCAGCTGGGTTCAGGGACCCTCGTCGCTCTAATTAAAATAACTGGTGAATCAATGCGCCTCGCCGGCTCCCCTGCTGGTGGAGGACGGTACTGTAGGTTTAGTGACACGGTGACTCATGATTCAATGGCGTGTTAACGGCAACAAGAAGTGACAGGTGAAGAGCACCTGGCCCACGGCGCCATCTTCTCCGCCAGCCGCCGGCTCAGACAGAAGCCGGCGCCCCCGGTGGCGAACCAGAACCGGACCTCCCTCTGAGAGACAGAAACACGGGAGAGAAATTAACaaagaataacaacaaaaactgaattttttttttttttaaggtcttTTGATCTTTTATTGCACAGAGATTGTAAATCGATCTTTTCTCGATGTCCACGTATGAAATGTCACAAatgttcagcttcttcttcgcTGCTTTTTGTCCGGCCCCTCGCGATGTGTTCAGGGACAGTCGGAGAGAGGAAGTCCTGACAGCCATTGTTCAAAGAAAACACGTTTTTTAATCCGCCCGCcggtttttgggggtttaaagaGTTAAATTAAAACATTGTGTTGCCTATAGCAACCACAGCGGCCATGTTGGCCAATCAAATATGAGCAGACTCTTTTCATTCTAAAAAAAGGTTaaagttttccttcttttcctccctcgtttcctttcctctctcctattTATCTTCTCACTTCCTGCCTTgatgtgttcacttcctcctcgtgTGGAAGGTCATTCACTTCCTCCTCGTGTGGAAGGTCATTCACTTCCTCCTCGCGTGGAAGGTCATTCACTTCCTCCTCGTGTGGAAGGtcattcacttcctcctcacGTGGAAGGTCATTCACTTCCTCCTCGCGTGGAAGGTCATTCACTTCCTCCTCGTGTGGAAGGTCATTCACTTCCTCCTCGCGTGGAAGGTCATTCACTTCCTCCTCGCGTGGAAGGTCATTCACTTCCTCCCTTAAGGTTCCTGGTATTTATTCCCCTTCCTATTTCGACACAATCGACACATCCCGTGATgacctgaagccccgcccccggcTCTACATCCCGTGATGacgtgaagccccgcccccggcTCTACATCCCGTGATGacgtgaagccccgcccccggcGTACCGTGGCGTTGCCCTCCAGCCGCTCCATGGCGGCGAGGGGCCTGTCCAGGCTGGGCTTGCCCACGTAGACGTGTCCGTCCGGGGGGAACGCCGCCAGCAGGCCGAGCAGCGCCGCCGGGTTCAGGTAGTTGTCGTCGTCCAGGTGACAGAACCacctgaggaggaagaacacCTGAGTCGAGTTCTGAGTTCTCCTCGTCAGGCCGAAGACGACGCGGTGCGTTTTCTATTTAACCATCAATGTTTGTGCAGCAACATCTAAACcgagtgtttttatatattaaggATCTTCCATGTTGTTGAGTTCCTGTCGATCACAGGAACATGTTCCTCAAATCCTTTTAAAGACTCGATTTTTGAGAGTAAATACCTTTATGTTTGCACCACGatggttctcacacacacacacatatacacacacagtcatacacacacatatacacacagtcatacacacacatatacacacacagagtcatacacacacatatacacacacattcatacacacatatacatcacagagtcatacacacacatatacacagtcatacacacacatatacacacacatatacacacacattcatacacacatatacacacacagtcatacacacacatatacacacacatatacacacacattcatacacacatatacacacatatacacacacatatacacacacattcatacacacatatacacacacattcatacacacatatacacacacattcatacacacatatacacacacagtcatacacacacatatacacacacatatacacacacattttttatttttatttttattcttgtgtgttgctgctactgactcgacaaatttccccttggggattaataaagtatatatctatctatctatctattcatacacacatatacacacacattcatacacacatatacacacacagagtcatacacacacatatacacacagtcatacacacaaatatacacacacatatacacacacattcatacacacatatacacacacagtcatacacacacatatacacacacattcatacacacacattcatacacacatatatacacacattcatacacacagtcatacacacacattcatacacacacacatacacacacacacatacacacacattcatatacacacagtcaGTGGTTTCAACTTGTGCTTTAGCTAACTCAGTTAAAGCGACATTGAGCTCACGTTAGCTCGCTAACAGCTAACTCCATCACTTCAGTTCCAACAATAACAATgtaattgtttatatatatatatatatatatccatatatataattgtatgtcCTAATGAGGAGGAGatgttctctgtctctctggtgCATCTCAGTCTAATCTTCTCCTTCTCGCTCTGACTTTGGTCTCCTCCACCGTGGAACACCTCTGCTACATTAATGCTAACTTGCTAACTGCTGAACTACATTCAGTCGTTACGTCAACACAGAAAACTTTTCCTGCacggtttgattgacaggtgacatCTGGGAAATACCAGGCATGCTGCGTgttgacacaacaacaacaacaacgcagaTGAATCTTTCAAAGCTAATAGCCTCTGATCCCCCGTGGACGTCATGGCGGTGAGTGGTCTGCGGGCCCCGAGGGGCCTCACCTCTTGTCCGAGGCCATGAAGCCGTCGTACTCGGCGGACATCTTGCAGGACAGAGCCTGCTGGCTGTGGTCCGCCTGGCACCTCGTCACCACCACGTTGTACCCTGGACACACAGGACCGGcatcagaggaccagaggaccagaggaccagaggaccagaggaccagaggttcagaggaccagaggaccagaggactagaggaccagaggaccagaggactagaggaatagaggaccagaggactagaggaccagaggaccagaggaccagaggttcagaggttcagaggaccagaggaccagaggaccagaggaccagaggaccagaggaccagaggttcagaggaccagaggaccagaggactagaggaccagaggaccagaggactagaggaccagaggaccagaggaccagaggaccagaggactagaggaccagaggttcagaggaccagaggaccagaggaccagaggttcagaggttcagaggaccagaggaccagaggaccagaggaccagaggttcagaggaccagaggaccagaggactagaggaccagaggaccagaggactagaggaccagaggaccagaggaccagaggaccagaggaccagaggaccagaggttcagaggaccagaggaccagaggaccagaggttcagaggaccagaggaccagaggttcagaggaccagaggaccagaggaccagaggaccagaggaccagaggaccagaggaccagaggaccagaggttcagaggaccagaggaccagaggaccagaggaccagaggaccagaggaccagaggaccagaggaccagaggaccagaggaccagaggaccagaggaccagaggaccagaggaccagaggaccagaggaccagaggaccagaggaccagaggacacgaggaccagaggaccagaggaccagaggttcagaggaccagaggaccagaggaccagaggaccagaggaccagaggaccagaggaccagaggaccagaggaccagaggaccagaggaccagaggaccagaggacggaggaccagaggaccagaggaccagaggaccagaggaccagaggaccagaggaccagaggaccagaggaccagaggaccagaggaccagaggaccagaggaccagaggaccagaggaccagaggaccagaggaccagaggaccagaggaccagaggaccagaggttcagaggaccagaggaccaaaggaccagaggactagaggaccagaggaccagaggaccagaggttcagaggaccagaggaccagaggaccagaggttcagaggaccagaggaccagaggaccagaggaccagaggaccagaggaccagaggactagaggaccagaggaccagaggaccagaggaccagaggaccagaggaccagaggaccagaggaccagaggaccagaggaccagaggttcagaggaccagaggaccagaggaccagaggaccagaggactagaggaccagaggaccagaggaccagaggaccagaggaccagaggaccagaggaccagaggaccagaggaccagaggaccagaggaccagaggaccagaggaccagaggaccagaggttcagaggaccagaggaccagaggaccagaggttcagaggaccagaggaccagaggaccagaggaccagaggttcagaggaccagaggaccagaggaccagaggttcagaggaccagaggaccagaggaccagaggaccagaggaccagaggttcagaggaccagaggaccagaggaccagaggttcagaggaccagaggaccagaggaccagaggaccagaggtgcagaggaccagaggaccagaggttcagaggaccagaggaccagaggaccagaggttcagaggaccagaggaccagaggaccagaggactagagggccagaggaccagaggactagaggaccagaggaccagaggttcagaggaccagaggaccagaggttcagaggaccagaggaccagaggaccagaggttcagaggaccagaggaccagaggaccagtggttcagaggaccagaggaccagaggactagaggactagaggaccagaggaccagaggaccagaggactagaggaccagaggaccagaggactagaggaccagaggaccagaggaccagaggaccagaggaccagaggaccagaagaccagaggaccagagattTAGAGGTTCTGAGGTTCTGAGGTTCCTCCCACGTTGTGCGGTCCATCCTCTTGAGGTGCTGCTCACCGTTGGACTGCAGCTCGACGTCCTCGGCGTCCGTGAATATGAACGTCTGCACACAATCAAACCAGAGAGGAGATTTAAATCCTCCTGCTGGAGAACGACCTCCACGCTCCTTCATTAAGGACTCAGCGCCATCAATGTGGATTCAATGGGGCACATTCAATGAGACCAAAACACGGCGGCCCACTGGGAGCCATAagaagctacacacacacacacacacacacacacactcgttcaTGACCCAGAGTGGTCCGGGGAGAACTATCTGGACGATTTAATTTGGTCTTTGGCAGATATACGAGTTAAATAAGTCTCCAAAAACACTCACAAGGACCTTAGTGctccagagagagacacacacacacacacacacacacagacaggccaACAGATAAATAGGTAGATATAGTTAGATAGTACAacactgccctctggtggtgaaTGAGTGTAGACGCCTGTATTGATATTTAAAGTTAAGATCAAATGTCTTTATTAGTCTctcaagagagagagtgagtgtgcaaagacaaatacacaaaataaattcaCAAACAATGAATTATGATCTAGTGAGAACATGTGGGGTGGATTGTGTAAACTTACTGCAGCAATAAATATGATtcaaatgttgtatttgtatgTAGTGAGTTCCAAATGTAAAGGGAACGATGAGATTCTGCAGCCGCCCACTGGAGGGCGACAGAGGGCCGGGTTCATCCTGATGTGTTTGGGGTTGATCTGGTCCTGACACACTCTCATTGTGGGGACCAGCAGatctcacacacttacactgtGGGGACCAGCACCTGCTAACACACTGACATTGTGCAGGGGGACTTCttgagggcgacatctgattggctacagataggtctGTGTTGAAAGGAACGCATTTGAGAATCGAGCCCCGACGGGGagtctcaaaaacacacaaacaaacaaatcgtgATTTATTGATGTGTGCGTTGGAATGtgtttgtgagtctctgtgtgtatttgcaaTAATTGAGGCCGAGCTGAGTCCGCAGGACGAGGTGTGTTCTGTTCtgctcctccacttcctgttctatGAGCAGCTTCCGCTTCAGTGTTGTGAGCAGAGGCGCCACTTCCCCTCCAGACACCCTGCTGCACCGcttcctgtgtgcgtgtgtgtgtgtgtgtgtgtgtgtgttcatctgtcCTATCTTCCCGCTTCACGTTTCAACATCTGAGAGgtttgtgttgtaactctgaacTTTGTTCATATTTGACATTGAGTTCTTgttgaaggtcaaaggtcataaaaCATGAAACACTCAATCAGATACACACAAATGGTTTaaaatgacaaacaacaaaATCTTCTCCTGCAACATGTCACGAGAAGAGACGGttagcgaggaggaggaggaggaggaggaggggggaggagggggaggagaggaggaggaggaggaggagaggaggaggagggggaggaggaggaggaggaggaggaggaggaggaggaggaggagggggaggaggaggaggaggaggaggaggaggaggaggaggagaggaggagagcaggaggaggaggaggaggagggggaggaggagaaggaggagaggaggagtttaAAGAAGAGAACAAAGAACAAAAGCCACAATGTGATCCACAGTGAGACGACAGAGAGGTTCagcttctctttcctccccagAGAAacgagagtgagaggaggacgCAGAATGCAGAAACACAACTTATCGTTTTGATTGTGTAACGGataacgaacacacacacacatacacacactcacacatacacacacatacacacacacagacacacacatacacacatacacacacactcacagacacacacacacagacacacacacacacacacactcacagacacacacactcacagacacacacactctcacacacacagacacacactcacacacacactcacatacacacacactcacagacacacacactcacacacactcactcacacatacactcactcactcacactcacactcacacacacacactcacagacacacacactcacagacacacacactctcacacacacagccactcacacacacacactcacgtgcgCCTTGGTTCTGGAGACCCAGGTCTCCAGCAGGAGCGCGAGGCGCGTCGCGTGGAACCTCCCGGTGGTCTTCACGGCCAGGTAGATGTCCTCCAGCTTCAGGGCCGGCCGCGTGACGCGGGCCgcggcccccccgggggcccctcgGGGGACCCGCTGGCCTCGGGGCCGCGCGCCGCGGCTCGCCGCCGGGCTGCGCGCGGCCCCCCTGGTCGGAGCCTCCTGGATGGACGCGCTCCCGTTGGAGACGCTGCTCGTGCGTAATTGGAAATCCACGtagaggatgatgatgaaggtgaagatgaagaCGGTCAACTTCCGACCGATCGATCTCTTCTGCATGGTGGACTTTACTTCTTCTTGATATTCCATATCGGTGttctgttcttcttcctctgcagctgctccatctctcctcttcctcctctgtgactcctctgctcctcttcctctctttactCACCGCAGCCGCTTTTACTTTATTAGAATCTTTTAAGAATCATAATAACTGTTGTAGTCTTTCTCTTCTGAAGCTGCGCACGCCTCTTTCCTCCGGTTCTCTCCGTGTTACTGGTCTGTGCCCGCCGGGTGTCCCGGTGTCAAGCTGCACGGAACCACGCGCTGGGACTTCCTGGCacggatttcaaaataagacacgaAAGTGTGAGTGTGCAGCTTACATCCGGTTTTTATTTCGCCTCTTTATTTGTGACATAGGACGTGCATTTGAAACCAGAAGTAAACCAAATGAAAGCGGCCCTCCTTTAAGAGGCTTTCGCTTCTCTTCGTTTGTCTCTCGCATCTCTTGGTCGTCATGTTggcgtcatttctgtctcttgttggtcatttttcttctttttttgtcatcacaataaatacaataaaaacaatacattaataatacacaaaatgtgttttattaatttattgtttttcttGGAGGACATTTTGTGTCTTCATGATGTCATTTGTGTCTcttgtttctgtctctttctgccTTATGACCTTGTTTTGacctcattgttgttgttgttgtgtttgtgtatttttggtCATTTAGAGATTCATGCATGAAAAACAATGTGTGCATGAATCTCTAAATGACAAacgttttgtattttttctat
The nucleotide sequence above comes from Pseudoliparis swirei isolate HS2019 ecotype Mariana Trench chromosome 24, NWPU_hadal_v1, whole genome shotgun sequence. Encoded proteins:
- the mfng gene encoding beta-1,3-N-acetylglucosaminyltransferase manic fringe, with amino-acid sequence MEYQEEVKSTMQKRSIGRKLTVFIFTFIIILYVDFQLRTSSVSNGSASIQEAPTRGAARSPAASRGARPRGQRVPRGAPGGAAARVTRPALKLEDIYLAVKTTGRFHATRLALLLETWVSRTKAHTFIFTDAEDVELQSNGYNVVVTRCQADHSQQALSCKMSAEYDGFMASDKRWFCHLDDDNYLNPAALLGLLAAFPPDGHVYVGKPSLDRPLAAMERLEGNATREVRFWFATGGAGFCLSRRLAEKMAPWASGPRFEQTSATIRLPDDCTVGFIVERLGVSMVTCPLFHSHLENLLLLSQRSITQQVTLSYGMFENKMNSIEVKGSFSKEEDPSRFRTVHCLLHPFTSWCP